In Mangifera indica cultivar Alphonso chromosome 1, CATAS_Mindica_2.1, whole genome shotgun sequence, a single genomic region encodes these proteins:
- the LOC123226290 gene encoding IQ domain-containing protein IQM3, with the protein MEIVDTQALSNFDHQSKSPFSYLSISASDRHSPPSSEFSDEFVSGTINAPPNSSSQSSAAAAVKLQKVYRSYRTRRRLADSAVVAEELWWQAIDYARLNHSTVSFFNLPESAASRWNRVVLNASKVGKGLSKDSKAQKLAFQHWIEAIDPRHRYGHSLHFYYEEWCKADSGQPFFYWLDVGDGKDLDLKECQRSKLRQQCIRYLGPKEREHYEYDVVQGKIIHKQTGDLLDTNKGPEGAKWIFVMSTSKKLYAAEKKKGMFHHSSFLAGGATIAAGRLEAELGILKSISAYSGHYRPTDDRLDSFLSCLKENGVNIDEVEIHRAEDYSDSYGDGKSVKVETAVDSEFPKPEKVKEKEENLSSEPSEVTQTETISNYRRTLSGGLQSPRAEVPKTAILQRINSKKAANSYQLGNQLSLKWTTGAGPRIGCVADYPVELRVQALEFVNLSPRTTAPPSPFPYRHVTLASPTANATSDASHENGM; encoded by the exons ATGGAGATTGTGGATACTCAAGCTTTGTCAAACTTCGATCACCAGTCGAAGTCTCCCTTCTCTTACCTCAGCATTTCCGCTTCCGACCGCCATTCTCCTCCAAGTTCCGAGTTTTCCGACGAGTTTGTGAGTGGGACGATCAACGCGCCTCCGAACTCCTCTTCTCAGTCGAGTGCTGCGGCGGCTGTGAAGCTTCAGAAGGTTTACAGGAGTTATCGCACACGGCGGAGATTGGCTGATTCGGCTGTCGTAGCTGAAGAGTTGTG GTGGCAAGCGATTGATTATGCGAGACTAAATCATAGTACGGTGTCGTTTTTTAATTTACCAGAAAGTGCGGCTTCGAGATGGAACCGGGTTGTCTTGAATGCTTCTAAG GTCGGAAAGGGCTTGTCCAAAGATTCTAAGGCTCAAAAATTGGCGTTTCAGCATTGGATTGAAGCT ATTGATCCACGACATCGATATGGGCATAGCTTGCATTTCTACTATGAAGAATGGTGTAAAGCTGATTCTGGCCAACCATTTTTCTACTG GTTAGATGTAGGAGATGGCAAGGACCTTGATCTCAAAGAGTGCCAAAGATCAAAGCTTCGTCAACAGTGCATTAGATATCTGGGACCT AAAGAGAGGGAACATTATGAATACGATGTTGTTCAGGGGAAGATTATTCACAAACAGACTGGAGATCTCCTTGACACAAATAAAGGACCAGAGGGGGCCAAGTGGATATTTGTTATGAGCACCTCAAAGAAACTTTATGCTGCTGAG aaaaagaaaggaatgtTCCATCATTCAAGTTTCTTGGCAGGAGGAGCTACTATAGCTGCTGGAAGGCTTGAGGCAGAGCTTGGAATTCTGAAG TCAATTTCTGCATATAGTGGGCATTACCGGCCAACGGATGACAGGCTTGATAGCTTTTTATCCTGTCTCAAAGAAAATGGAGTGAACATTGATGAAGTTGAG ATACACAGGGCTGAAGATTATTCTGATAGCTATGGCGATGGTAAATCTGTCAAAGTTGAGACTGCAGTTGACTCTGAGTTTCCTAAGCCTGAAAAGGTCAAGGAAAAGGAGGAAAATCTGTCTTCAGAACCATCTGAAGTTACCCAAACAGAGACTATAAGTAATTATCGAAGGACTTTATCTGGAGGTCTTCAGAGCCCGAGGGCTGAGGTGCCTAAAACTGCTATATTGCAAAGGATCAACTCTAAGAAGGCTGCGAACTCGTATCAATTGGGAAATCAGCTCTCACTCAAGTGGACAACTGGAGCTGGCCCAAGAATTGGTTGTGTTGCTGACTATCCGGTGGAATTGAGAGTGCAGGCCTTGGAGTTTGTTAACCTATCTCCGAGAACTACTGCACCTCCCTCACCATTTCCTTACAGGCATGTTACTCTTGCATCACCAACTGCCAATGCCACATCAGATGCGAGTCATGAGAATGGTATGTGA